One genomic window of Halobacterium noricense includes the following:
- a CDS encoding CPBP family intramembrane glutamic endopeptidase produces MKQNYAHTVGVVLAGVGLAGTFLSWPATAELTLPATRGFGAVAVLAFTVRRHGHGPSWVDTVATIAAAFLTLGAAAAVIELQTAGSLGPIISLLAGFGALGAGGASITGLNQPAVKTRERRTLLALSVSALALVVGSFLTSVAVSLVPSTPVVRVSVSTAVASIAYAGVGVVFIRSVNSSINVSTLTQRDLVMAAAGILAIFTLHAIMAATVSVFSLPQTSHSLIETAKTTPEILLPLIVLSFVVVAPGEELLARNALQKYLYGAYSRRSAVITASFVFAASHILAYGGTGATPGAILVTLARVFGVALVLGATYEQTDDLFAPVVVHGTYNAVQFAIAYLTFT; encoded by the coding sequence GTGAAGCAAAACTACGCGCACACAGTCGGGGTTGTACTCGCTGGGGTCGGATTAGCCGGGACGTTCCTTTCGTGGCCTGCAACAGCAGAGCTCACGTTACCGGCCACTCGTGGCTTCGGAGCGGTCGCCGTACTGGCGTTCACTGTCCGTCGTCACGGACACGGTCCATCGTGGGTTGATACTGTCGCAACGATAGCCGCCGCATTTCTGACACTCGGAGCTGCCGCTGCTGTCATTGAACTCCAAACCGCAGGATCCCTCGGACCGATTATCTCGCTGCTGGCTGGCTTCGGTGCGCTGGGAGCGGGTGGTGCTTCCATCACCGGGTTGAATCAACCGGCAGTCAAAACCCGGGAGCGACGAACCCTCCTCGCTCTCTCCGTGTCCGCTCTCGCACTCGTCGTTGGGAGTTTCCTCACCAGCGTTGCCGTTTCCCTTGTACCATCCACGCCGGTGGTTCGCGTTTCAGTTTCCACTGCCGTCGCCAGCATCGCCTACGCAGGCGTTGGCGTCGTGTTCATCAGATCTGTTAACAGTAGCATCAACGTGAGCACGCTGACTCAGCGCGACCTGGTCATGGCAGCAGCTGGGATACTCGCAATTTTCACCCTACATGCAATAATGGCTGCCACGGTCTCTGTATTCTCACTTCCACAAACATCCCACTCCCTCATCGAGACAGCAAAAACAACCCCCGAAATCCTGCTTCCGCTAATCGTCCTTTCGTTCGTCGTTGTCGCACCGGGTGAAGAATTACTCGCACGAAATGCCCTCCAGAAGTACCTGTACGGTGCGTATTCACGTCGGAGTGCCGTTATCACCGCGTCGTTCGTGTTTGCTGCCAGCCACATCCTCGCGTACGGCGGTACGGGTGCCACACCGGGCGCTATCCTCGTCACGCTCGCCCGAGTCTTCGGAGTCGCACTCGTACTCGGAGCTACGTACGAGCAGACAGACGACCTCTTCGCGCCGGTCGTTGTTCACGGCACGTACAACGCCGTCCAGTTCGCAATCGCGTATCTCACGTTCACCTAA
- a CDS encoding ABC transporter permease — MSDATQQFTAVFERELRALARSRAVWLLAVGFFALIVAIAVLGGQAGYVPLVLALLTPVEVLVPVLVVALGYRAILGDRLRGELKVLDTFPITPIRYGLGVYCGRLAVALGIIVVTLLAAGFVVPLSGGTPNVLAQSGGLDSPVYYARFVALTMVFAGVVLAITLLISSVARSARRGLVSAVGLLLVVVIGFDLVVIAGVGQGWIVERGLAGALAASPLSAYRGLVMTYAVEPAVTMPVRAASPIASVFSLAVWTSLSLLTASALTGIE; from the coding sequence GTGAGTGACGCCACCCAGCAGTTTACTGCGGTCTTCGAACGAGAGTTGCGGGCACTCGCGCGCTCGCGGGCAGTCTGGCTGCTTGCCGTCGGGTTCTTCGCACTTATCGTGGCGATTGCAGTACTCGGCGGACAAGCCGGCTACGTGCCGCTCGTACTGGCGTTGCTCACGCCGGTCGAGGTCTTGGTTCCGGTGTTGGTAGTGGCGCTCGGGTATCGAGCGATTCTCGGCGATCGGTTGCGGGGCGAATTGAAAGTCCTCGATACGTTCCCGATAACTCCCATCCGGTACGGGCTCGGCGTCTACTGTGGCCGACTCGCAGTCGCACTCGGGATTATCGTCGTGACGCTGCTCGCAGCAGGGTTCGTTGTACCACTCTCGGGGGGGACGCCGAACGTGCTCGCACAATCAGGCGGATTAGACTCGCCAGTGTACTACGCGCGGTTCGTCGCGTTGACGATGGTATTCGCGGGCGTTGTTCTCGCCATCACACTATTGATTTCGTCGGTAGCTCGGTCTGCGCGTCGCGGGCTTGTGTCGGCGGTCGGCTTGTTGCTCGTAGTCGTCATCGGCTTCGACCTCGTCGTGATTGCTGGGGTCGGACAAGGCTGGATCGTCGAACGAGGGCTGGCCGGGGCACTCGCAGCCAGTCCGCTAAGTGCGTACCGTGGGCTCGTGATGACGTATGCTGTCGAGCCAGCCGTGACGATGCCGGTTCGTGCAGCCTCGCCGATTGCAAGCGTGTTCTCGCTGGCTGTGTGGACGTCCCTTTCCCTCCTCACTGCCTCAGCGCTGACCGGAATTGAGTGA